Proteins from a genomic interval of Plasmodium reichenowi strain SY57 chromosome 13, whole genome shotgun sequence:
- a CDS encoding hypothetical protein (conserved Plasmodium protein, unknown function) has product MSGEKLQEIFWSVEELIYIHYQDEHIYEIKEKEIIESLSRLYYNNVVDLKKNNEILINVVEEPNKLKNNLLEILIEEFMDLFSVIKLIKNSNHKKCITHRFIHNIFNYIKDVFTNKSSISNIEDIKKEIYNYIFMEKKKHQEMKYDNNIFLRTCYIFLYEIKILLCCYILLNIFVQYNWTGPPLNYDIKDKQINDDEDIYFKDFIHAIHIKNNTKILNSSLIFLSLEGEEIYEYCELINSFSLCVIFLGLINNYNNKTDNHIFSFCEYDHFFGSQCDGNMNKSMGSPDNENNENNKNKENNKNNDNNENNKNNENNENNENNKNNDNNENIYINENIYNNDKKNNYFYPCNKLYDNLKLLYFVKSKYLWKARIFFIWQRLFTSSNDYYYSLKINIIDKPIEIFKTIKIIPPDFELIEQDININEIYDIVDCVKENLKHVKYCNLFYNNYMSTQFKIYVLSNFSMYLAFYNYTSAYQRILDLLSQISHFQYTFTGRMGIKRMYQKIPATILVLKTKLDEQEDNTSTILKEIEPLSEYDILRSDYRIIDHDEHNVQISNVNQHINIDDDDDDTNSNNNICINICNKQNVSLKREEINLLSNNNTSFEKAPLQQLLSQEQKNTQGHLKNTLICNNELEHQRMSNACCNNNINEHKIYQKTDEHNNYFDLCNDDSSKEIVPEKNMYQFKNDKMINFGDQDEIENKKKDNITNGNIDNTLEDYIKNESKEIVKISNEVQKNNSKVTWKLKDFDPDTDILEEPHFVDSQNNIFKVLSFQEQICLINYSFSMIRFNPHYDEIKFEKLNAVISRCLKCYDVNQKDSHLEKDNNKNNNNNKNNNNKNNNNNINIIGSNSTNISSNYVHPNLSNNCTSYRDQRYSSQQLKYQNWLLHSCMLWFKCKGETFRFKTVDRAAAQLNELHKECYDIKPESVERLKFIYDVYYPTTWEMKKEIGSVMIKIGSVVTAFNIFKDLKLWEEAISCLIQADRKEEARELLDDLLKKKKSPCLLCLYGLIEKQRALNYYIDAWEVSNFKYAKAARLIGKYYYEKEMYEKCSEYLEKALELSPLFPEIWFILGCSYMKIQNFDESIKAFTRMISMTNDNSCKSYGNLAYLYMKKGTYKAAKICINQAVKMNNNEWKYWDTYLKLSIIQNDIDSFCLAIRMICQVNQVKQIQPWVFDYISDVIVKDKPTLIPNKNGLAYLDKIITTMEHLSQYITELDTFWNAHSFFLFIKGKFPDSFEAKIKEIRSIESIIQKCNNEKLVDALISKIVVAIKFLYHLIKSHDVGEKKGTFLYQLKSLIESTLNHYKNLGSENLQELSQIKNILN; this is encoded by the coding sequence ATGTCAGGTGAAAAGTTGCAGGAAATATTTTGGTCTGTAGAAGAGctaatttatatacattaccaagatgaacatatatatgagattaaggaaaaagaaattatagAATCTTTATCAagattatattataataatgtagTAGATttgaaaaagaataatgaaatattaattaatgTTGTAGAAGAAccaaataaattaaaaaataatctTTTGGAAATTTTGATAGAAGAATTTATGGATTTATTTAGCGtcataaaattaattaaaaattcaaaccataaaaaatgtattacGCATCGATTTATTcataacatttttaattatataaaagatgtTTTTACTAATAAATCATCTATTAGCAATATAgaagatattaaaaaagaaatatataattatatatttatggaaaaaaagaaacatcaagaaatgaaatatgataataatatatttttacgcacatgttatatttttttatatgaaataaaaatattattatgttgttatattttattaaatatatttgttcaATATAATTGGACTGGTCCTCCACTGAATTATGATATTAAAGATAAACAAattaatgatgatgaagatatttattttaaagaTTTCATACATGctatacatataaaaaataatacgaaaattttaaattcgtctttaatttttttaagtttAGAAGGTgaagaaatatatgaatattgtgaattaataaattctttttctttatgtgttatatttttaggattaataaataattataacaataaaacggataatcatatattttccttttgtGAATATGATCATTTTTTTGGTTCTCAATGTGATGGAAACATGAATAAGTCGATGGGCTCTCctgataatgaaaataatgaaaataataaaaataaggaaaataataaaaataatgataataatgaaaataataaaaataatgaaaataatgaaaataatgaaaataataaaaataatgataataatgaaaatatttatattaatgaaaatatttataataatgataagaagaataattatttttatccttgtaacaaattatatgataatttaaaattattatattttgttaaaaGCAAATATTTGTGGAAAGCTAGgatttttttcatatggCAAAGATTATTTACTTCAAGtaatgattattattattctttaaaaattaatattattgatAAACCTATAGAGATATTTAAGactataaaaattataccTCCTGATTTTGAATTAATTGAAcaagatataaatataaatgaaatttATGATATTGTAGATTGtgtaaaagaaaatttaaaacATGTGAAATAttgtaatttattttacaataattatatgtcaacacaatttaaaatatatgtattatcCAATTTCTCTATGTATCTAgctttttataattatacaaGTGCCTATCAAAGGATATTAGATTTATTATCACAAATAAGTCATTTTCAGTATACCTTTACTGGCCGAATGGGAATAAAAAGAATGTATCAGAAAATACCAGCAACTATACTTGtattaaaaacaaaattagATGAGCAGGAAGATAATACATCTACcatattaaaagaaattgAACCTCTTAGTGAGTACGATATATTAAGGAGTGATTATCGTATTATTGATCATGATGAACATAACGTGCAGATATCTAATGTTAATcaacatataaatatagatgatgatgatgatgatactaatagtaataataatatatgtataaacatatgtaataaacaaaatgtATCCTTAAAAAGAGAAGAAATAAATCTTTTgtcaaataataatacttcTTTCGAAAAAGCACCACTTCAACAATTATTATCTcaagaacaaaaaaatacacAAGGTCATTTGAAAAACACActtatatgtaataatgAATTAGAACACCAAAGAATGTCCAATGCAtgttgtaataataatataaatgaacataaaatatatcaaaaaaccgatgaacataataattattttgatttgTGTAATGACGATTCTTCAAAGGAAATTGTTCCAGAAAAAAACATGTAtcaatttaaaaatgataaaatgaTTAATTTTGGAGATCAAGATGAgatagaaaataaaaaaaaggataatataacaaatgGTAATATAGACAATACATTGGAagattatattaaaaatgaaagtAAAGAAATTGTTAAAATTTCTAATGAagtacaaaaaaataattcaaaagTAACTTGGAAATTAAAAGATTTTGATCCAGATACAGATATATTAGAAGAACCACATTTTGTTGATTCgcaaaataatatttttaaagtTCTATCTTTTCAAGAGCAAATATGTTTAATCaattattctttttcaaTGATCAGATTTAATCCTCATTatgatgaaataaaatttgAGAAATTAAATGCGGTGATATCTAGATGTCTCAAGTGTTATGATGTTAATCAAAAGGATTCCCATTTggaaaaagataataataaaaacaataataataataaaaacaataataataaaaacaataataataatataaatataataggTAGTAATAGTACAAATATATCAAGCAATTATGTACATCCTAATTTATCTAATAATTGTACTTCCTATAGAGATCAAAGATATTCATCTCAACAGTTAAAATACCAAAACTGGCTTTTACATTCATGCATGTTATGGTTCAAATGTAAAGGAGAAACGTTTCGATTTAAGACTGTTGATAGAGCTGCAGCCCAATTAAATGAACTACATAAAGAATGTTATGATATAAAACCTGAATCTGTGGAAAGACTTAAATTCATATATGATGTTTATTATCCTACAACGTGGGAAatgaaaaaggaaataGGCTCtgtaatgataaaaatagGATCTGTTGTAACAGCgtttaatatttttaaagatTTAAAATTATGGGAAGAAGCTATTTCTTGTTTAATTCAAGCAGATAGAAAAGAAGAAGCAAGAGAATTATTAgatgatttattaaaaaagaaaaaaagtCCATGCTTGTTATGTTTATATGGATTAATAGAGAAGCAAAGAGCTCTAAACTATTATATTGATGCATGGGAAGTCTCCAATTTTAAATATGCAAAAGCAGCTAGATTAATTGGTAAATATTActatgaaaaagaaatgtaTGAAAAATGTAGTGAATATTTAGAAAAGGCTTTAGAATTATCTCCTCTATTTCCAGAAATCTGGTTTATATTAGGTTGTTCATATATGAAAATCCAAAATTTTGATGAATCTATAAAAGCATTTACACGCATGATTAGTATGACTAATGACAATTCATGCAAATCATATGGTAATTTAGCTTActtatatatgaaaaaggGAACATACAAAGCAGctaaaatatgtattaatcAAGCTgttaaaatgaataataatgaatGGAAATATTGGGACacttatttaaaattatctattatacaaaatgaTATAGATAGTTTTTGTTTAGCTATAAGAATGATATGTCAAGTTAATCAAGTTAAGCAAATACAACCATGGGTATTTGATTATATATCTGATGTTATAGTAAAAGATAAACCTACTTTAATTCCAAACAAAAATGGACTAGCTTATCTagataaaattattacaacTATGGAACATTTGTCTCAATATATAACAGAACTGGATACATTCTGGAATGCCCattccttttttctttttataaaggGAAAATTTCCAGATTCATTTGAGGCAAAAATTAAGGAAATACGTTCAATAGAG
- a CDS encoding mitochondrial ribosomal protein S15 precursor, putative, with protein MNIINKILKVHNNVFHSDRKGMDFFFLRICKRYESRVKAHRYTGITAVKTHAQKTEWYLKAERDFLSERNKIPNGYIGLWQYDDIKHLNPNIINMLHLNCGNNKQIHKYKKLNIRRLLQRRPFDVGSAPVQIGCLTEKILNLRAHIIQRCKDHSKKRTMSILLARRQKLMKYLYKTDFELYKHTCDLLKIKCILFAIPDSRDRSKAINSAAIDSDRCKFLIRQKLWKGKYRPRPIKNSKGQTVRYTRHPIEQPPSDYGLPKEYKPQLSNSWPYGVKENYEKANYTIPNPTAPGIGYCPVPMLF; from the coding sequence atgaacattataaataaaatattgaaGGTACATAATAATGTATTTCACTCGGATAGGAAAGGAAtggattttttttttttaaggaTTTGTAAAAGATACGAATCAAGAGTTAAGGCTCATAGGTATACAGGAATTACAGCTGTAAAAACACATGCTCAGAAAACAGAATGGTATTTAAAGGCTGAAAGAGATTTTTTATCCGAACGAAATAAGATACCTAATGGATATATAGGTTTATGGCaatatgatgatataaaacatttaaatccgaatattataaatatgttacATTTAAATTGTGGGAATAATAAGCAgatacataaatataaaaaattaaatattagAAGATTATTACAAAGGAGGCCTTTCGACGTAGGTAGTGCACCAGTTCAAATAGGTTGTTTAACGGAGAAAATTTTGAATTTAAGAGCTCATATAATTCAACGTTGTAAGGATcattcaaaaaaaagaacaatGTCTATTTTATTAGCTCGGAGACAAAAActtatgaaatatttatacaaaacagattttgaattatataaacatacaTGTGATTTGTTAAAAATTAAGTGTATTTTATTTGCTATACCTGATTCAAGAGATCGATCCAAGGCAATTAATTCAGCAGCAATTGATTCTGATAGATGCAAATTTCTAATTCGACAAAAATTATGGAAAGGAAAATATAGACCAAGACCAATCAAAAATTCAAAAGGACAGACAGTTAGATATACTAGACATCCAATTGAACAACCACCATCTGATTATGGATTACCTAAAGAATATAAACCACAACTATCAAATTCTTGGCCTTATGGagtaaaagaaaattatgaaaaagCAAATTATACAATACCAAATCCTACAGCTCCGGGTATTGGATACTGTCCAGTTCCTATGTTATTTTAA
- a CDS encoding hypothetical protein (conserved Plasmodium protein, unknown function): protein MRKHNERSINARIQREQKNEYARERIRNELKLDNYSRIQNMSDEKADIIKNKREEEEEEENMKREYVGEEQNMYDKNTCGDNVSRDEFDDKRKLKEEKIKQCQLLNEKQLEEKEKEERILREKAVEYTLQNEEEYKQLKGKLDEIAILKDRENQIKEANLIKTKNKIEEDKKINKELEEIILKEDKEDDMKKKMNYNKIMDTKKELQKQMKENIKKKKEKYTDNLDDRAHVEQIVKNYQEEEKKKKEEDLLKQKKLLKEFQQQIELKNKQKELQKQKDKEEELKNQEYIKQKEQKMKSYIQNKQDKNIQKQKVVNQIAYKEYLVNKEKETLDELLNKLYIEEHDFKEKQKELKENKKKLQLKNDMLKQLEQDIQLKEQQRLAEKQEDEKRKIQLLEEKKKLDKLDQYTDQKKKEKLLQYRKEIYQTFQEKKEAIKQERLQEQVQKEKLMEEQKKYEQLIKQEKIKLLDKYSDDILEQLPDEVYQKMKSENIIIEK, encoded by the coding sequence ATGAGAAAACACAATGAACGTTCCATTAATGCTAGGATACAGAGGGAGCAAAAGAACGAATATGCTCGAGAACGAATTCGAAACGAACTAAAATTAGATAACTATAGTAGGATACAGAACATGTCCGATGAAAAAGCAGACattattaaaaacaaaagagaagaagaagaagaagaagaaaatatgaagAGGGAATATGTTGGTGAGGAACAAAATATGTATGATAAGAATACATGTGGTGATAATGTGTCTAGAGACGAATTTGAtgataaaagaaaattaaaagaagagaaaattaaacaatgtcaattattaaatgaaaaacaactagaagaaaaagaaaaagaagagaGAATTCTGAGAGAAAAAGCTGTTGAATATACTTTacaaaatgaagaagaatataaaCAACTAAAAGGAAAATTAGATGAAATAGCTATTTTGAAAGACAGAgaaaatcaaataaaagaagctaatttaataaaaactaaaaataaaatagaagaagataagaaaattaataaagaattagaagagattattttaaaagaagataaagaagatgatatgaaaaaaaaaatgaattataacaaaataatggataccaaaaaagaattacaaaaacaaatgaaagaaaatataaaaaaaaaaaaagaaaaatatacagACAATCTAGATGATAGAGCTCATGTAGAACAAATTGTTAAAAATTATcaagaagaagaaaagaaaaaaaaagaagaagatttattaaaacaaaaaaaattattaaaagaatttCAACAACAAATcgaattaaaaaataaacaaaaagaattacaaaaacaaaaagataaagaagaagaattaaaaaatcaagaatatattaaacaaaaagaacaaaaaatgaaaagctatatacaaaataaacaagataaaaatatacaaaaacaaaaagtTGTTAATCAAATAGCTTATAAAGAATATCTAgttaataaagaaaaagaaactctagatgaattattaaataaactTTATATAGAAGAACATgattttaaagaaaaacaaaaagaattaaaagaaaataaaaaaaaattacaacTTAAAAATGATATGCTCAAACAGTTAGAACAAGATATACAACTTAAAGAACAACAAAGGTTAGCAGAAAAACAAGAGgatgaaaaaagaaaaatacaattattagaagaaaaaaaaaaactagACAAATTAGATCAATATACAGatcaaaagaaaaaagaaaaattgttacaatatagaaaagaaatttatCAAACATTccaagaaaaaaaagaagcAATTAAACAAGAAAGGTTACAAGAACAAgtacaaaaagaaaaattaatggaagaacaaaaaaaatatgaacaactcataaaacaagaaaaaatcAAATTGTTAGATAAATATAGTGATGATATATTAGAACAATTGCCTGATGAAGTTTAccaaaaaatgaaaagcgaaaatattataatcgAAAAGTAA
- a CDS encoding alternative splicing regulator, putative encodes MGDRDALNISAPDVIRLILQYLKENNLIRSFYVLQEESNIKLNAISNVDILIRDINKGDWKNVLFNITTIDLSDETLMCFYEQLICELVEYNEKCLAEKIMNECIIFKRMEKKYNDKYNKLIDIMNSKHINKNILYDGLTKEEKRNNLCNMISNEITTCAPSRLLALIGMALKWQAHHNIIKNKKDGYFDIFRNIEKDIINTIDVYPEKILKTINFGKESNVECCISSYNNDYLITGSSDGFIEIWNWITGELNLDLEYQKENKLMIHDNPIVTLCISKDDEILLSGDSKGVIKIWGIKRGICLKIINAHNDSLISIQFNNDQTQILTSSYDKSVKIFGLKSLKCLKEFRKHEDSVVHSAIYTLDNSKIICATDQGKIFIYNQKTLECLTSFYVYFNKSENLIFPSLNNIILINKNLEDHILVCSKSPYCYIMNMKGKIIKTYTNNIDKDNDYDSPYFLYACISPNFKYVYCIAEDYNLYCFDYNTSKLLNQMKIHDKDILGIIHHNNQNIMASWSLDGKLNIIQ; translated from the coding sequence atggGTGATAGAGATGCTCTGAATATATCCGCCCCTGATGTGATAAGATTAATATTACAATATTTGAAGGAAAATAATCTTATAAGAAGTTTTTATGTTTTACAAGAAGAGAGTAACATAAAATTGAATGCCATAAGTAATGTGGATATATTAATTAGAGACATAAATAAAGGGGATTGGAAGAATGTTTTGTTTAATATAACTACGATTGATTTATCAGATGAAACATTAATGTGTTTTTATGAACAGTTAATTTGTGAATTAGTagaatataatgaaaagtGTTTGGCAGAAAAGATAATGAATgaatgtataatatttaagagaatggaaaaaaaatataatgataaatataataaattaatagatataatgaatagtaaacatataaataagaatatattatatgatgGATTAacaaaagaagaaaaaagaaataatttatgtaatatGATAAGTAATGAAATTACAACTTGTGCTCCATCTAGGTTATTAGCTTTAATAGGAATGGCTTTAAAATGGCAGGCAcatcataatataataaaaaataaaaaagatggatactttgatatatttagaaatatagaaaaagatataataaatactATAGATGTATATCCAGAGAAGATATTAAAAACTATAAATTTTGGAAAAGAATCTAATGTAGAATGTTGTATCtcatcatataataatgattatttAATTACAGGTTCTTCTGATGGATTTATAGAAATATGGAATTGGATTACTGGAGAATTAAATTTAGATTTAGAATatcaaaaagaaaataaattaatgATACATGATAATCCCATTGTAACTTTATGTATAAGTAAAGATGATGAAATTTTATTAAGTGGTGATTCAAAAGGTGTAATTAAAATATGGGGAATTAAAAGAGGGATTTgcttaaaaataataaatgcTCATAATGATTCTTTAATATCTATTCAATTTAATAATGATCAAACACAAATATTAACATCATCGTATGATAAATCGGTAAAAATATTTGGATTAAAATCATTAAAATGTTTAAAAGAATTTCGAAAACATGAAGATTCTGTTGTACACTCAGCTATTTATACATTAGATAATTCTAAAATTATATGTGCAACAGATCaaggaaaaatattcatatataatcaaAAAACATTAGAATGTTTAACTTcattttatgtatattttaataaaagtGAAAATCTAATATTCCCATCacttaataatattattctaataaataaaaatttagaAGATCATATATTAGTATGTTCTAAATCACCCTATTGctatattatgaatatgaaaggaaaaattattaaaacttatacaaataatattgataaagACAATGATTATGATTCGCcatattttctatatgCATGTATCTCTCcaaattttaaatatgtgTATTGTATAGCAGAAgattataatttatattgttttgATTATAATACTTCCAAATTATTAAATCAAATGAAAATACATGATAAGGATATACTTGGAATTATAcatcataataatcaaAACATTATGGCTTCTTGGTCCTTGGACGGAAAACTAAACATAATACAATGA
- a CDS encoding ATP synthase subunit gamma, mitochondrial, putative, which produces MLKPNLSSFMSRCSMLSWNTVEKKKFASDNLRSLSLRMKSVKSIQKITKAMKMVAASKFKGDQRRLERCSNFSTPLVDVFNRLNKLDIHKKNEELAIIAISSDKGLCGSVNSSVSRLCKKLLENEQVNNELVDNITPNKIYLYGIGEKIRSALSRLHKDKFQVIYNEYNKIPINFLTCSYIAERIMNNNHSNIIIIYNHFKSAISFDTQILSVFSQKQLNKMNKKELTHFEFEPEMDYIFKDIYEFYFTSLLYNCIIQNLASEQSARMTAMDNASSSATDMLNALSLRYNRARQSKITLELIEIISGANAL; this is translated from the exons atgCTAAAACCTAATTTAAGTAGTTTTATGAGTAGATGTTCCATGTTATCATGGAATACAGTCGAGAAGAAAAAGTTTGCTAGCGATAATTTAAGGTCTTTATCATTAAGAATGAAATCTGTTAAATcaattcaaaaaataacaaaagCTATGAAGATGGTTGCTGCATCAAAATTTAAAGGAGATCAAAGAAGACTAGAAAGGTGCAGTAATTTTTCTACACCTTTAGTTGATGTGTTTAATAGATTAAATAAATTGGATATACATAAAAAGAACGAAGAACTAGCTATTATTGCAATTTCTTCAGATAAAGGATTATGTGGTAGTGTGAATTCATCAGTATCAAgattatgtaaaaaattattagaaAATGAACAAGTTAATAATGAACTTGTTGATAATATAACAccaaataaaatatatctttatgGTATAGGGGAAAAAATAAGATCAGCATTAAGTAGATTACATAAAGATAAATTTcaagttatatataatgaatataataaaataccTATCAATTTTTTAACTTGTTCATATATTGCAGAACGTATCatgaataataatcattccaatataataatcatatataatcattttaAATCAGCTATATCATTTGATACACAAATTTTAAGTGTATTCTCCCAAAAACAattaaacaaaatgaataaaaaagaattaacTCATTTTGAATTCGAACCGGAAATGGATTACATatttaaagatatatatgaattcTATTTTACCTCCTTATTGTATAATTGTATCATTCAAAATTTAGCCTCCGAGCAG tCTGCTAGGATGACAGCTATGGATAATGCTTCTTCAAGCGCTACGGATATGCTTAATGCTTTATCCTTGAGATATAACAGAGCAAGACAG TCTAAGATTACTTTAGAACTTATCGAAATTATATCAGGGGCTAATGCTTTATAG
- a CDS encoding AP-1 complex subunit mu, putative: MACISAIFIIDLKGKVIINRNYRGEVNVNLTEVFYNCVIDQEDNLIKPIFHVNGLTYCWVAHNNIYFLAVTRKNSNATLIIAFLYKLIQVLKDYFKVLEEESIKDNFVITYELLDEMIDNGFPQLSEVKILREYIKNKAHQLTVNNFKIPSALTNSVSWRNEGIKYKKNEIFLDVVESLNIIISSNGTVLRSEILGCLKMKSYLSGMPELKLGLNDKLLFNKNLSNYPNSSNNNLNNKTKLVELEDIKFHQCVRLSKFENDRTISFIPPDGIFNLMTYRLSTHVKPLFWLDINITKKSLTKIEYTVKAKSQFKNKSIANNVEFHLPVPADVDSPHFQTYIGTVKYYPDKDILIWKIKQFQGQKEYIMNAQFGLPSIVSNENKDLYYKRPVNVKFEIPYFTVSGITVRYLKIIEKSGYQALPWVRYITQNGDYQVRMS; the protein is encoded by the coding sequence ATGGCATGTATAAGCGCTATCTTTATAATTGATTTAAAAGGAAAAGTAATAATTAATAGAAATTATCGAGGAGAAGTAAATGTAAATTTAACAGAGGTGTTTTATAATTGTGTTATTGATCAAGAAGACAATTTAATAAAACCAATATTTCATGTTAATGGTTTAACATATTGTTGGGTAGctcataataatatatactttttagCAGTAACACGTAAGAATAGTAATGCTACATTAATTATAgcatttttatataaactCATACAAGTATTAAAAGATTATTTTAAGGTATTAGAAGAAGAAAGTATTAAAGATAATTTTGTAATCACATATGAATTATTAGATGAAATGATTGATAATGGTTTCCCTCAATTAAGTGAAGTAAAAATTTTAagagaatatataaaaaataaagcTCATCAACTAACagttaataattttaaaataccTTCAGCTTTAACAAATTCTGTATCATGGAGAAATGAAGgtattaaatataaaaaaaatgaaattttCTTAGATGTTGTTGAAAGcttaaatattattatatcttctAATGGTACAGTATTAAGAAGTGAAATTTTAGGATGTCTTAAGATGAAATCCTATTTATCAGGTATGCCTGAATTAAAATTAGGATTAAATGATAAACtactttttaataaaaatctTAGTAATTATCCAAATtcatcaaataataatcttaataataaaacaaaacTAGTTGAATTAGAAGATATTAAATTTCATCAGTGTGTTAGATTATCAAAATTTGAAAATGATAGAACTATTTCATTTATACCACCTGATggtatatttaatttaatgACTTATCGTCTAAGTACTCATGTCAAACCATTATTCTGGCTAGATATTAATATCACAAAGAAATCCCTCACAAAAATCGAATATACTGTAAAGGCAAAATCacaatttaaaaataaaagtatagCGAACAATGTAGAATTTCATTTACCTGTACCTGCTGATGTTGATTCACCACATTTTCAAACATATATAGGAACAGTAAAATATTATCCAGATAAAGATATACTAATATGGAAAATTAAACAATTCCAAGGACAAAaggaatatattatgaatgCACAATTCGGTTTACCTTCCATTGTCTCAAACGAAAATAAAGatctttattataagaGACCAGTAAATGTGAAATTTGAAATCCCTTATTTCACTGTCTCAGGTATAACAGTAAggtatttaaaaattatagaaaaaaGTGGTTATCAAGCCTTGCCCTGGGTCAGGTATATAACGCAAAATGGGGACTATCAGGTCAGAATGTCCTag